One stretch of Acidobacteriota bacterium DNA includes these proteins:
- a CDS encoding IS21 family transposase, with the protein MRKIKETLRMNALGLSARRIGRSLGIAKSTVNEYVKRAAAAGLTWPWPEEWDETTIERRLFPAGPRPDTVRPLPDWSETHMELRKKGLTLFLLWEEYK; encoded by the coding sequence ATGAGGAAAATTAAAGAAACGCTTCGGATGAACGCCTTGGGACTTTCGGCTCGCCGGATCGGGCGCAGCCTGGGTATTGCCAAGAGCACGGTCAACGAGTACGTGAAACGGGCGGCGGCGGCCGGTTTGACCTGGCCCTGGCCGGAGGAATGGGACGAAACGACCATCGAACGGCGGCTGTTTCCGGCCGGACCCCGGCCGGATACGGTTCGGCCTCTTCCCGACTGGTCGGAAACGCACATGGAGCTGCGGAAAAAAGGACTCACGTTGTTTCTTTTGTGGGAGGAGTACAAG